A segment of the Corylus avellana chromosome ca2, CavTom2PMs-1.0 genome:
AATTCTAAGGGAAAATTACTGTTTAAGTCAGCGGAATCTGTTCATTCCTGAAGTTCAAAATTGATCGAATCgattcttaaaatttaataaacaaatcaataatAGACGGAtaatattttctgaaaaaatataagataaatCTCAGAATCAACGAGTTAAATAACACCtcaagctttatttttattttttttagcttaaGCATCATAACAACAGAATAACAAACTTACCTAACTGATGATGCTGACTAGATTAACACGTGCATTCAAGTAAGCtaacataattaatttgttagtaATTTTGTTAATCTGCTGTTAAATCACAAGTTCTTCCTTGTACTCTTATTCTATTTTGGGACTGAAGCCGttaaaaaagcaaacaaatcGACACAAGTTGCTTGCAAGTCAAGGTCTGAAAGCAAGAAGCACTATCGCGAAAGCAAAAAGCAAAACGCGAAGGCTACAAAAAGCAGGAGGAAGACAAAAGTGACAGctcacaaaagaaaataatcgaTCAATGGCAACAATCATTNNNNNNNNNNNNNNNNNNNNNNNNNNNNNNNNNNNNNNNNNNNNNNNNNNNNNNNNNNNNNNNNNNNNNNNNNNNNNNNNNNNNNNNNNNNNNNNNNNNNAAATAGATTCGTTTCCTAATCTTAGGTAACAAGTGGATCTATAACAATGCTTTGATGACGACATATGCCCATCAATTAGTTGAAGAGCTCTGGAAAGTATTTTATATAGTGCCACAAAAACTTTTCTCATCAGAACTAGttcatgatcatatgactttaCTTGTTGAAGCTGCGAAAATAGGAAATGTTGAATTTCTGATTATACTTGTACGCTCTTTTCCTGATCTCTTATGCCAAGTAGATGAAAGTTATGGCAGTTTATTTCACATTGCCATTACATATCGGCAAGAGAGTGTATTTAATCTAATATATGAGATAGGTGTCATGACGGAAAATATTACAACCTATATTGACAAAGATGGTAACAACATGCTGCACTTTGCTGCCAAATTGGGTCCTTCCGATCAATTAAATACCCTATCAATAGCAGCCGTTCAAATGCAACATGAGTTGTTGTGGTATAACGTAAGTGTTAACATTCtttaatctatttatttattttttttcacttgttcATTTATACCTCCGTTATTGTAGAAAGTAGGAAAGATTGTGCCGCCTTCATATGTGAACATGAAGAATTCAAATGGTGAAACACCTCTAGATATATTTGAACGGGAACATAAATATTTGCAAGAGAAAGGTGAAAAGTGGATGAAGCAAACAGCAAACAATTGCATTCTTGTGGCAACATTAATTGCTACTGTGGTTTTTGCTGCAGCCTTCACTGTACCAGGTGGCAACGATCAAATTACAGAAAAACCTATTCTTTTGAAAAGTAATTGGTTTACGATATTCTTCATATCAGATGCGATAGCAATGGTCTTCTCTTCAACATCGATACTAGTGTTCATGTCAATTCTCACGTCACGTTATAGAGAGGAGGATTTTGTCAAGATAATACCTCTATTGTTGTTGTTTGGACTTGGTGTACTCTTCGTCTCTATAGCAGGGGATGGTAGCAGCATTCAGTGCAACTTGCTTTTTGGTATATTACACTGACACAGCATGGGCTCCTATTGTTATAACTACTTTGGCTACTTATTTTGCCAATAGCTTTTTTTGTTACGGGACATTTTCGAATTTGGGTTGATACAATCCACTCAACATATTGGTCAAGTATTCTTTTTGGGCCACATAGACGTAAACCTTTCTAGTGGAAGTCAaacaaaatatgatatatattttctattttccttcgTAAATCCAGACTATTGTTAATTGTAGTCAAACTTTCGTTTAGTAAGTTCTTCCACTTGTCTTGTGTGACTGTAGTCAAGCTTAATTTATACAATATGTTTCACTCATGGGTGAGTCTCCCTTACGAATTGTATCATGTGAGATTTTTCTTGGCTCTCTAGTCATGCGACGAACTATCATGCAATGTGGGCCTCAAAAACTTGCTAATGAGCTTTTTGCGGAAGATTGTTGTGGGGATTTTAACCCatgtaatgttatataccatcaTTGCATCTCTATTTATTATCCttcaaaattgatgtgacttataaaattactgtTGGATCAAATAATAGTGatcaatccaaaatttaatgataatttttgaaAGCTATATCAAATTTAGGAggataaaataagaataaaagaataGTATACAGTTGAGTTGGGTATCAGTTAAATCGGTAACGATAGATGTATTTTCACCTACCGGACCGAAAAAGTTGATGTGTCTTTTTATTGTGATTTGTGTTAGGAGTAGGttagtttgatttatttttttttaaaaaaaaaaagattctttcATCCcatcattaaataaaataaaaaaggaaaaatgcaaaaatttgtCTTTGTAGTGtacctaatttacaattaaccctctgtggtatcaaaatgaacttaaagaTTCATGAgatatgctaaaaaaataatttagttgcTACAATCAACTTCAGTCCACTAGTGCGATAAGTGTCAAATTGACTTAAATGTGACAAGTGTCACAATTTTACTAGTTCTAACATTTCACGTTATCAAAATCTGATATGTCATTAAACATAacttgactattatttttttgacatacctcaAGGACCTTTGAGTTTCTTTTGATACTACAATGAGcgaattacaaatcaggtaaaccataaatgactgattttgcattttttcaaaagaaaaaaaaaaaaaaacaaaaatactcctccCTCGAAGGAGTGAAAATCTCTGTGCTCTTGTTTCTGCATGTATAGACATATGCGACTAATGGAAACGAAATCTAATATAATTCTAAGGGAAAATTACTGTTTAAGTCAGCGGAATTTGTTCATTCCTGAAGTTCAAAATTGATCGAATCgattcttaaaatttaataaacaaatcaataatAGACGGAtaatattttctgaaaaaatataagataaatCTCAGAATCAACGAGTTATATAACACctcaagttttatttttattttttttagcttaaGCATCATAACAACAGAATAACAAACTTACCTAACTGACGATGCTGACTAGATTAACACGTGCATTCAAGTAAGCtaacataattaatttgttagtaATTTTGTTAATCTGCTGTTAAATCACAAGTTCTTCCTTGTACTCTTATTCTATTATGGGACTGGAGCCGttaaaaaagcaaacaaatcGACACAAGTTGCTTGCAAGTCATGGTCTGAAAGCAAGAAGCACTATCGCAAAAGCAAAAACCAAAACGCGAAGGCTACAAAAAGCAGGAGGAAGACAAAAGTGACAGCTCATAAAAGCAAATAATCGATCAATGGCAACAATCATTCtgaaatgtgaaaattattattattatttttttaaaataataagaaaaaaatataagaaaaaacaaacataacgatttttcatttataagaaaaaaattaacaatgatTCACTAATAACAAACGGTTTGTAGGCGA
Coding sequences within it:
- the LOC132169296 gene encoding ankyrin repeat-containing protein ITN1-like translates to MKNYSVRSSSFDIRLSNQFTCLNPSGDARRNKSANPLRVRNGDGMKKLEQGGHSSKPSIPKNHQEEKPRRNINQHPDTAHDQKSKRPATAAKIGNVEFLIILVRSFPDLLCQVDESYGSLFHIAITYRQESVFNLIYEIGVMTENITTYIDKDGNNMLHFAAKLGPSDQLNTLSIAAVQMQHELLWYNKVGKIVPPSYVNMKNSNGETPLDIFEREHKYLQEKGEKWMKQTANNCILVATLIATVVFAAAFTVPGGNDQITEKPILLKSNWFTIFFISDAIAMVFSSTSILVFMSILTSRYREEDFVKIIPLLLLFGLGVLFVSIAGDGSSIQCNLLFGILH